From the Hordeum vulgare subsp. vulgare chromosome 1H, MorexV3_pseudomolecules_assembly, whole genome shotgun sequence genome, the window GTTAGAGCAACCGATGATACTTTGGAGTGAACTAAAATATTTCAGCTTATTGGCAGACTGACAGTAGCGAGCATCCAGCAGCTATGGAACGAGTGGGAGATCCAGTGCCTGGTGTTTGCGAGCTTCTCCCTACAAgtgtttctcctcttctttgcgggGTTCCGGAAGCGCTACCGCTCCCGCTTGCTCAGCGTGCTGCTGTGGCTTGCCTACCTGTCGGCGGACACCGTGGCGGTCTTCGTTCTCGGGCACCTCACATGTGTTGTGCGTGATGACCCGCGGCACCATATGGTGCTCTTCTGGGCACCGTTTATGTTGCTCCACCTCGGAGGGCAGGACACCATCACAGCCTTCTCCATGGAGGATTGTGCACTGTGGAAGAGGCACCTGCTGAACCTCACCACCCAGGTTGCACTGGCCATCTATGTCGTGGGCAAGCAATGGCAAGGGGACAAGCAGCTTGTGGCTCCCATGGTGCTAATCTTCATCTCTGGGATAGCCAAATATATGGAGAGAATATGGATACTTGGGAGAGCCGGTTCATGGGGACCTATAAGCAGGCCTTGGGGTCCTTTGCTTGGGCAGAAAAGAACCCCGAAGGAACAAAGAGCTATCCGGTCATTTATGTCTTCTGACAAAAAATCCAGGTTGCAGATAGAGGTAGTTCATGACATATTTTATAGAAGCATGGGATATTTCATGAACAGGTTCTATGAAGTGTACTCCGGTGTTGATTTGAGACGGAAGGAACCATGTCGTGTGCTGCCAGACGACACAGTTAACTTGGCACACAAGTTAACTGAGATCCAACTCTCATTGATCTATGACTACTTGTACACCAAGTTTGGAAGCCTCGATGGTGTGTTGCACCGGCTCACCATCCTTGTCATAAACTCTACAGCTCTTGCTCTGTTTGTTGTTCATCATAAGGGAGGGAAGGGGCGATCAGAAGCTGTCAAGTACTATGGTGTAGCTGATGTTGCCATCTCTTACATATTGCTTGTTGGTGCAGTGGCATTGGAGATATCCTCTATATTGATGTGGCTCATGACATCATATTGGCCATACAAGGTATGCCCAGGAGGAGGCCATAGTCCAAGAATTGTGCTTAGTATCCTCAAGGGCCTCCGCCCAGGCTCGGAAAACGACAGATTGGAGTGGTCAGGTAAGCTGCAGCAGTATAACATGATTGATGAAATAATCCAAGAGAAGGCGAGAAAGCAATATGGATGGCTGAAATGGATGATGTGGCGTATGGGCATCAAGCAATATCACCACACAACCAAACATGTTGCCATCTCCCCAGAGGTAAAGGAGCTGTTCCTTGATAAACTGCACGACAATAACTGGAGGTTGATGTTGACCAGCTTCCGTGCCGAGTGGGCAACTCATATTCTTTCTTCCTCTGGGTTTAGTGAAGCCCAACAGAAAGTCAGCGACACCTTTGGAGGTGTTACAGATCTTGTCTTTAGTGCCTTGTTTTGGCATCTTGTGACAGACATATGCCTAATGCGGGATGAGACGCCCTCCAAGTTTAGAACCTGCAGCCAACACTTGTCCAATTACATCATGCACCTGGTCTACAAGTGCAACTTGATGGTTGACTCTGACGGGCATTTACTATTCAAAGAATATATGCAGTTTATTGGAACATTTTGGAAAGATGGCAACTATGATAAGAGTGACTTCCTCCAGAGATTCTGCAGTCAAAGAGCAGATCTCTTTCAGCATATACGTACAAACAGTCTAGCTCGTATATATGATGGCCTGAACTGTTTGGACTGTGTGCTCGACAGCAAAGTTGGGGCAGCTAAACGGTGGGAGATGGTCGCAACGGTATGGGTGGAAATGCTCTGCTACATCGCACGCAACTGTGATCATGGGTTCCACGCTAAGCAGCTGAGCGCTGGAGGGGAGTTCCTCACTCACGTCAAGATGCTCGTGTTTGTTGTACTCAACCTTACTCGTCGAGATATGTATATGTAATATAAAAATGCAACTTTATTATTGGGTTCATCTCCAAAGTTTATTTTCTTATGGTTGTGATTTCCTAACCATTAGCAAGAGTTGTACACCTAATTTATGGCCAAACCTTTTCCAAGTGACATTTGTGATCATATATACTGGAGGTTGCATACGGTAGTTGATACCTCGTGTGTGGTCGAGGGCTTGGGGATTATCATCTTGGTGGGAACTGGAAGGTGTTCTGCTGTGACATCCCCGATTTAGTAACTGATAATTATAAGGGTTGTAATGTGCAGCATGATCATTTGCATATCATCATTTGTTTAGTTGTGAAAATGAGGATAATTTAAAACCTTGAAAAATGCTATAAAGTGCACCTAGAAAATCAATGCATGCACTAGTATATGTCTTCGACAGATCATGAAATATTTATCACAACTTCATGTATATGAGAAGCTCTCATGTATACACACTAGTATATGTTCTATATGCACAGAGACCTGCCATGCCCTGCTCCCCTCAACGCAGCGGGTATGTAAATGAAAGTATAAACAAAACTGTTAGTATACAGATTacttgttaatgtttttattgttACATTGAACCATTATTTTGTGCCTCGCCGCGGCTGAGTGCACAGCTTCTGTTTGGATGAAGCTTTACTTTTCGCATGTACTGAACAACTGTTCTGTTATTTCGGTAATGCATCCTGGGGCCATGGGGTTACAGGGATAAAAAAGATATGCACATTTCTTGAATTATATGCATGTGCCATACACTTGGATCCACATACTTGCCCCTAGCTCTCGCTTTCTCAATTTTATTTACCCACGCTACTAATTGTTTTGTCAGAGTGGCGACCATATTTACCtattccctctgtaaactaatataaaagcatttagaacACTAAAGTAATGATCTAAATGTTCTTATATTAGTTTAAGGAGGGAGTATGATTTAGAGTTTTGTGTGTGGAACCGTCTATCTAATGCTGCTTCTGCAGGATGACTTGTGCGGACCATGATCTGCTCTTCCTTCACGGtggtcgccccttctccacccgtGCGGCTTATCACCTGCCATGGCTCAAGATGATTTGGAATTTTGGACACACAAAGGCTACGGCTATTTGGACATCCAGAGTCCCTAACCATGTGAAGATCCTATCATGACTTCTCTTCAGAAATAAGCTCAACACCTTCACCACAAGCACATCTAGAGCGACACCGTCTGTCCATTGCTCTCCGTCTTCCCTGGTGCGGACactacacacatatatatatatatagtgcccGCACGCTGACATGGTATGGCAGTATCTTGGCATCATCCCACCTCGCTGCATCGACGAGCTTTGGGCGTGCAGGATGCACCCCGGCTTGGACCTCTCCATCTTGTCCTCGGTGCTACTCATTATTCCATGGAAGATTTGTGTCTCCAGGAATGCCATGGATTTCAACAAGATCGTTTAGCATAGCTCTACAACTTCATCGCACGCCTTATTAGTTATTATTGATGAATTGGCTATGTGATATCTATCATAGGCTTAAGTAGCAGGCTCACAAGGTCGCTGCCTCTGCATGGCGGTCATACCTTTTCCTTCACTTAAACGGTGGTTACAACCTTCGAGCAATATATTTAGATGGGGGATTCCCCCACTTGTTGAAGATCTTTGATCTATTTTTGACTTCTCTCGCAATCCATTTCACCAGCATCGCGCTTATTATGTGCATTAGATTGGTTACAGCTGACCCTTGTCAGGTGGGTTCAATAACACGCGAAGAGGTTCATATGCACACCTCACAATGGCTCAATAACAGGCGAAGAGGATCatatgcacacctcacaatctttGCTTtcctgtttctattttatttagttATACTTAATGGTGCCCAATATTCTTTGTCTCATTCAAATTAAGCCTTAGTTCTTCATACATGAGGACGAATGTTCCTAAGGTTCGCAATTGAATATTATGTAAATCAAGAAGATGAAATATATCATTTTCATCCGTAAAAACAATGTAAGTAGACACATTAGGTTTAAATTGGACAGCCAATCGTTTCAAACAACTCATCTACACTTTGGATGGGAAAAAGGGCACATAACATATTTACCAAGCTAAAAAAGAGTGCTTGCACAGAAAGAGTCACACCAAGATGATGATTGACCtaactaacctattaattaattaatgaagACTCTAACCGGAGGTTTGCATGTGCTTTTGGCATGgcattagagcatctctagtagaaccctcaaacccttaaatctaaaatcagttttaagggttgataattggtcatttttgacacttttaaaggttgaaaaacagaggcaaagactagaaccctcaaacccaacccttataacggaatattccgttataagggttgggtttgagggttctagtctttgccccaaccccaacccttaaaactctGATAGGAAACATATTCAGAAATGAAGATGTATACCATTCTACTTCACATCAGTTCTATTCATGCCAAGCATATCAGCCTTATTTTATCTTGCAAACTCAGTATACTATTATCTAGTCCAAGCTTCATTAGATATATGATTACAGAATGTTCTTCAGATAAAATTCAATAGATACTTTGGTTGTTGCCTGTTAGACTCCAAAAATATGGAACTCTAGAGACAGAAAAACTAAGCTTCTCTTCCACATTATAGGTCTATTATACATTCATAAATTCAGAGATCAACAAGAGAATACATTCATAAATTCAGAGATCAATCAGAGTCCAGATCCCAACCCCAAATCCCACCACTAATGCACTTACAAAACTGAATACTGGACCGGCGCCTGCAGCGTCTATTCATGACAGAGCACCAACACAAATCCATGACAGAGCAATACTAGTGCAGAAAATTTCTACAGCACTCCCTAAGAACAAGAGACATAATCTATCACTACAAACCGCTAGATCCACacaaatcaaaagaaaaaaacaCAAATCAAAATTAGGATTCGAAAGAGAATGAACATGATAGAATAAGACAGATATAACTTAACACCAAATAATGATAGAATTAACAATGTCGCATGCTCACAGAAAAAGGAACACAACAATCTCTGAACAATGACTGGAATTTAACATAACTTTCGAACCTTCTGGGCAGCGGAGGGGAGGCCGGGGCTGCGGAGGACCGGCCGGCGGACAGGGCGGCGGGGCGGTGGGCGCGGGGCCGaccggggcgggcgcggggccgGCAGGGGCGAGGGCGCGGGCCGGCGGGGGCGCGGCGGCGCTGCGGACGGGGCGgcacggggcggggcggcgctgcggatggggcggcgcggcggtgggcgcggggccggccggggcgggcgcggggccgGCAGGGGCGAGGGCGCGGGCAGCCGGGGCGTGCGCGGTGGCCGGCGGGGGCGCGGCGGCGCTGCGGAcggggcggcgcgacggtgggcgcggggccggccggggcgggcgcggggccgGCAGGGGCGAGGGCGGGGGCAGCCGGGGCGTGCGCGGCggccggcgaggaggcggcggcggcggggccctccatggcggcgaggcgggcgcgaggaggcggcggttgGAGACGGAAGCGGGATGAAAATCCCTCCCGCGCTGGAGCTGAGGTGGAGTGCGGGTTGGGAGGAGTttctcctcccaaccctcacttctacaggctcaaaactagtttgagggttggacctctaaaaatatttacgggtttaagggtttaagggttctagtctacgccgtttttcggacgaaaactgtaaaaaagcggttatttttaagggtttgggggtttgagggttctactagagatgctcttagcgcCACTCGCTCGCtcactctcctccttctcctctcaagCCTTCAATCACCACCCAGGTATAGCCACAGACCAACCTCATGCATGTTAGACATGCTACAATCTTCTCCGTCTTGCTCGTCCTCTTCGTGCTCTCCGTCATCGTCACACAGAAGCCCCTCTTCCCGACTCGGTCACCGCCGCGTCTCATCAACCACGTCAACGGTGGGTGCGATTACTCCGACGGGAAATGGGTGAGGGACATCACCGCCACCACCACGACCTATGGGGAGGACTGCCCGTTCCTCGACCCCGGCTTCCGTTGCATGCAGAACGGCCGAAACGACTCGTCCTTTCGTCAGTGGCGCTGGCAACCTCGCCATGGCAGCTGCCACCTCCCTAAGTATGTTTGTAttcatcgtcatcgttatcgtcattgacatctcaaatgaaataGAACTTACATGTTTAAATTTGATAGGTTTAACGCGTCCGATATGCTGGAGAGGAGCCGGAACGGCCGGATCGTGTTCGTCGGCGACTCCATCGGTCGCAACCAATGGGAGTCCATGTTGTgcatgctcgccgccgccgtgccGGCCGGTTCGAGGATAAAAGAGAAGTTCGGGAAGCCCCTGAGCCGGCACAAGGGCTACCTCTCCATGGTCTTTGCGGATTACAACCTCTCCATGGAGTACTACCGCGCGCCCATGCTCGTCAAGGTCGACCGTCTCCCGCCGACGAGCGATGGCGCAATCAAGAGGGCCATCCGGCTTGACGTGGTGCCGTGGCATGCCGCCCGCTGGGCCAGCGCCGATGTGCTCGTCCTCAACACGGGTCACTGGTGGAACCTGCATAAGACCATCAAATCGTATGTAATTAGCTAGCTGCCACATGAAATTTTTACATTGTTATCACAATGGTTAGTTATTTGACTGGAGCTGCAATCAATGCTTGCAGAGGAAACTATTTCACCCTGGGCGATCGGTTCAACGTGACAACAAACATCAAGGAAGCATTCCGACGGTCTTTGCAGACGGTGAAAGATTGGGCACTGACCAATCCCCGACTCTCCAAGAGGGGCCACCTCTTCTTCAGGAGCTATTCCCCATCACACTACCGCAATCGGACATGGGACACGGGTGGCTCCTGCACGGACCAATGGGATCCGCTCACGACGATCACGAGTGAGAGGGACCAGCAGGAGCACTCGTGGATCAACACAATGATCTCGAGTGTGGCACGGAGCATGAGGAGACGGCATGGGATGAACAAGGATGCGGTGTTCTTGAACATAACATACACGACGGGCTTGAGGAGGGATGGGCATCCGTCGCGGTACCGGGAGCCCGAGACGCCATCGGATGCGCCCGAGGATTGTAGCCACTGGTGCCTGCCGGGTGTGCCGGACGTGTGGAACCAGATGATGTACGGGCACCTCGTGTCCATGGGATTCGACATGGGGTCGATTAATAGATAGGTAGATGCATAATATATATGTGGTTGTGTGTGCATGTATATTGTTTGGAAGGCAAGATCGGACCAGTCCTAGTGCGCTTCGATTCCTCTCATATTCCAGTAATATCAAGAGGTACATCACTCCTCTCCCTCCCACGGTTTCTGATTTACTAGTCTGTTATTATATGTGGAATTTCGATTCATTGGTGGCATTTTATCTGATGTGCAAGTGAAAATGTGTGAATGTGGATCACATCCACTTTGTGCTCCATCAGATATCCTGAGATTCACGAACTGTCGGATGTGGGCGGACTGCAATGCAGAGGAAATACGAGAGTGGACACAGAATAATTAAGGTAATCAACAGAGTGTTGAATTTTACAAGAGCTGTTCACAACTTATGCAGCGATAAATATAGGAGTAGCTGTTAAAATACAAGCCCAATTGCGAACCGTGTATCTTGCATTGTAGACTACTATTATTACAATGGTACTGACCACTGACCAGTGATTATTCATACATATCCAGACCTAGTACGGACTGAAAGCACCGTACGCAGTGTCGGTAGAGTATATATATATGCCAGTCCCTGAATGTTGACAGAGTATGGTAGTCCCTCTTCTGATTTATTACATCATAGGTTCGTTTTCAT encodes:
- the LOC123394956 gene encoding protein trichome birefringence-like 8 — translated: MHVRHATIFSVLLVLFVLSVIVTQKPLFPTRSPPRLINHVNGGCDYSDGKWVRDITATTTTYGEDCPFLDPGFRCMQNGRNDSSFRQWRWQPRHGSCHLPKFNASDMLERSRNGRIVFVGDSIGRNQWESMLCMLAAAVPAGSRIKEKFGKPLSRHKGYLSMVFADYNLSMEYYRAPMLVKVDRLPPTSDGAIKRAIRLDVVPWHAARWASADVLVLNTGHWWNLHKTIKSGNYFTLGDRFNVTTNIKEAFRRSLQTVKDWALTNPRLSKRGHLFFRSYSPSHYRNRTWDTGGSCTDQWDPLTTITSERDQQEHSWINTMISSVARSMRRRHGMNKDAVFLNITYTTGLRRDGHPSRYREPETPSDAPEDCSHWCLPGVPDVWNQMMYGHLVSMGFDMGSINR